A portion of the Candidatus Binataceae bacterium genome contains these proteins:
- the smc gene encoding chromosome segregation protein SMC, with protein MRLKSLDLVGFKSFLEPTTIGFTPGITAVVGPNGCGKSNVVDAIRWVLGEQAPTRLRGKSAEDLIYAGNDSNPAAGMAEVSLLLEAEEGSPLPEPYAGLSEVCVTRRVYRSGESEYLLNRIPCRLKDITEFFMAAQIHSRGYALIEQGRIEEIIQAKPTELRGLVEEAAGLSLFKGRREMSERKLERVRENLARVDDVLGEIERQLAFARRQARKAEAYKAIRQELDELERLSAAHRLLEERARLEHHRARAAALEAQRGELSAALAGLQSQTDADAVALAAHRDRLAALSNELDNLRAAIAQRGHTRAFLERRLRAAEAAAPELAARLDELQTKATAARAARAEAGARLARERNADDGGEATLAELRVLHEAAAAALREAERTAEEARDEVAEQMREAAALRGRLGALGGERAELAERLGLAEARMPALEAAVGAAHDALGTAGGELAARRSELERAEERERAARARENAARTALDASAARLALLREALGVARARAERLAARAGSGAAAERLRVVLESLNGDGPAERPAMLSEVLRAPAALRHALGAVLGEQAEAVIVDSPHLALRAIEILKENRAGRLSFIPDPGPVDSHPAIEAPGIAGRLLDMLEVEPRFRPAAEAMLGHVIVADDLRAALAASNLNGHGTLFVTREGDLVWPGRMIAGGSVGLPDGAGADDEPLDAHALEEAAARVEQTEADAARLRADLDAAHAELEVAQRELGAAHAGLTQAERAIGERQNAIERAQAESAAARSQHEQARARLDEIARLMTECNARLEELAHAEAAGRERLGALRTGLAEHKHRAERAAAAMLEAAGRVEARRTHLRAIEQELGHLRRLADEHEAQIAKDRAALERLGAERGELAREVEQIDEQDRASAAREAELAAETAAMRAACEAAAAALAERRTELAQARERGAALEREAMECALGCERARTLAEELERTFAEKFQIAFAEVESDLTAALAARDVAADEARLVELRAKAERLGEVNLAAESEVKELEERAAVLNSERADLEAALKDLSQTIQKLNREARRRFNETFEGAARNFAELFPKLLRGGKGRLELMPADDVLEAGVNILVQPPGKKVKEIGLLSGGEKALCAMALIFSLFLLNPSPFCVMDEVDAPLDEFSLAAFTSLIGELKQRSQFIVITHNQRTMQRADHIHGVTMERPGVSRLISLEIPRAA; from the coding sequence ATGCGGCTCAAAAGCCTTGACCTAGTCGGCTTCAAATCGTTCTTGGAGCCGACGACAATCGGCTTCACTCCCGGAATTACGGCGGTCGTCGGACCCAATGGATGCGGCAAGTCCAATGTCGTGGACGCTATACGTTGGGTGCTCGGCGAACAGGCGCCCACCCGCCTGCGCGGCAAGAGCGCCGAAGACCTGATCTACGCCGGCAACGACAGCAACCCGGCGGCCGGGATGGCCGAGGTGTCGCTGCTGCTCGAAGCCGAAGAGGGTTCGCCGTTGCCTGAGCCTTACGCGGGGCTGAGCGAGGTTTGCGTCACGCGCCGCGTCTACCGCTCGGGCGAGTCCGAATATCTGCTCAACCGCATTCCTTGCCGCCTCAAAGACATCACCGAATTTTTCATGGCCGCGCAGATCCATAGCCGCGGCTACGCCTTAATCGAGCAGGGACGGATCGAGGAGATCATCCAGGCCAAGCCCACGGAACTGCGCGGCCTGGTCGAGGAAGCTGCCGGGCTGTCACTCTTCAAGGGCCGGCGCGAGATGAGCGAGCGCAAACTGGAGCGCGTACGCGAGAACCTTGCTCGCGTTGACGATGTGCTCGGGGAGATCGAGCGCCAACTGGCCTTTGCTCGCCGTCAGGCACGCAAGGCCGAGGCCTACAAGGCAATCCGCCAGGAACTGGACGAACTCGAGCGGCTCAGCGCCGCGCACCGCCTGCTCGAAGAGCGCGCGCGCCTGGAACACCATCGCGCGCGCGCCGCCGCGCTCGAGGCGCAGCGCGGGGAGTTGAGCGCCGCCCTCGCCGGGCTTCAATCGCAAACCGATGCCGACGCCGTCGCGCTCGCGGCGCACCGCGATCGCCTCGCCGCTCTGAGCAACGAGCTCGACAACCTGCGTGCGGCGATCGCCCAGCGTGGCCATACGCGCGCTTTCCTCGAACGGCGTCTGCGCGCGGCCGAGGCCGCTGCGCCCGAGCTCGCCGCGCGCCTGGACGAACTCCAGACGAAGGCGACCGCCGCGCGTGCGGCGCGCGCCGAGGCCGGCGCGCGCCTTGCCCGCGAGCGCAATGCCGACGACGGCGGCGAGGCTACGCTCGCCGAGCTGCGCGTGCTGCATGAGGCCGCCGCGGCCGCGCTGCGCGAGGCCGAAAGGACGGCCGAGGAGGCGCGCGATGAGGTCGCCGAGCAGATGCGCGAGGCGGCCGCGCTGCGCGGGCGGCTCGGCGCGCTCGGTGGCGAGCGCGCCGAACTCGCCGAGCGCCTGGGCCTCGCCGAGGCGCGGATGCCGGCGCTGGAAGCCGCGGTCGGTGCCGCCCATGACGCGCTCGGCACGGCGGGCGGCGAGCTCGCCGCACGCCGCAGCGAGCTTGAGCGGGCCGAGGAGCGCGAGCGCGCGGCCCGCGCGCGCGAAAACGCCGCCCGCACCGCACTCGACGCCAGCGCTGCGCGCCTCGCGCTCTTGCGCGAGGCGCTGGGCGTCGCCCGCGCCCGCGCGGAGCGGCTCGCCGCGCGCGCCGGCAGCGGGGCCGCTGCCGAGCGCCTGCGTGTCGTGCTCGAATCGCTCAACGGCGACGGCCCCGCCGAACGCCCGGCGATGCTCTCCGAGGTTCTGCGCGCGCCCGCCGCGCTGCGCCACGCCCTGGGCGCGGTGCTCGGCGAGCAGGCCGAGGCGGTGATCGTCGATTCGCCCCATCTCGCGCTACGCGCGATCGAAATTCTCAAGGAGAACCGTGCGGGCCGCCTCAGCTTCATCCCCGACCCCGGCCCCGTCGATTCTCATCCGGCGATCGAGGCCCCAGGAATCGCAGGCCGCCTCCTCGACATGCTGGAAGTCGAGCCGCGCTTCAGACCCGCCGCCGAAGCGATGCTCGGCCACGTGATCGTCGCCGACGATCTCCGCGCCGCCCTCGCGGCATCCAACCTCAACGGCCACGGCACCCTTTTCGTCACCCGCGAGGGCGACCTCGTATGGCCCGGGCGCATGATCGCCGGCGGCAGCGTGGGGTTGCCTGACGGCGCCGGCGCGGACGACGAGCCGCTCGATGCGCACGCGCTGGAGGAGGCGGCCGCGCGGGTCGAGCAGACCGAGGCCGACGCCGCCCGGCTGCGCGCCGACCTCGACGCTGCGCACGCAGAACTGGAGGTGGCCCAGCGCGAGCTGGGCGCGGCGCACGCGGGCCTCACGCAGGCTGAGCGCGCGATTGGCGAGCGGCAGAACGCTATCGAGCGCGCGCAAGCCGAGTCCGCCGCCGCGCGCAGCCAGCACGAGCAGGCGCGCGCGCGACTCGACGAAATCGCGCGCCTGATGACCGAGTGCAACGCGCGGCTGGAGGAGCTTGCCCACGCGGAAGCCGCGGGCCGCGAGCGCCTCGGCGCCCTGCGCACCGGCCTCGCCGAGCACAAGCATCGCGCCGAGCGGGCGGCGGCGGCGATGCTCGAAGCGGCCGGGCGCGTCGAGGCCCGCCGCACCCATCTGCGTGCAATCGAACAGGAGCTCGGCCATCTGCGCCGCCTTGCCGACGAGCATGAGGCGCAGATCGCCAAGGACCGCGCCGCGCTCGAGCGCCTGGGCGCCGAGCGCGGCGAACTCGCCCGCGAAGTCGAGCAGATTGACGAACAGGACCGGGCCTCCGCGGCGCGCGAGGCTGAGCTCGCAGCGGAGACCGCCGCGATGCGCGCGGCGTGCGAAGCCGCGGCGGCGGCGCTGGCCGAGCGCCGAACCGAGCTTGCCCAGGCGCGTGAGCGCGGCGCGGCGCTTGAGCGCGAGGCGATGGAATGCGCGCTCGGATGCGAACGGGCGCGCACGCTGGCCGAGGAGCTGGAGCGCACCTTCGCCGAGAAATTCCAGATCGCCTTCGCCGAGGTCGAGAGCGACCTCACGGCCGCGCTCGCGGCGCGCGACGTCGCCGCCGACGAGGCGCGCCTGGTCGAGCTGCGCGCCAAGGCCGAGCGGCTCGGCGAGGTCAATCTCGCGGCCGAAAGCGAGGTCAAAGAACTGGAGGAGCGCGCCGCGGTGCTCAATAGCGAGCGCGCCGACCTCGAAGCCGCGCTCAAAGACCTTAGCCAAACGATCCAGAAACTCAACCGCGAGGCGCGCCGGCGCTTCAATGAAACCTTCGAGGGCGCGGCGCGCAACTTTGCCGAGCTCTTCCCCAAGCTTTTGCGCGGCGGCAAGGGCCGGCTCGAGCTGATGCCCGCCGACGACGTGCTGGAGGCGGGTGTCAACATCCTGGTTCAGCCGCCGGGCAAGAAGGTCAAGGAGATCGGCCTGCTTTCAGGCGGCGAGAAGGCGCTGTGCGCGATGGCGCTCATCTTCTCGCTCTTCCTGCTCAATCCGAGCCCGTTTTGCGTGATGGACGAGGTGGACGCGCCGCTCGACGAGTTCAGCCTAGCCGCCTTCACCAGCCTGATCGGCGAGCTCAAGCAGCGCTCGCAGTTCATCGTGATCACGCACAACCAGCGCACCATGCAGCGCGCCGACCACATTCATGGTGTGACGATGGAACGGCCGGGCGTCTCGCGGTTGATCTCGCTCGAGATTCCGCGCGCGGCGTAG
- a CDS encoding HNH endonuclease, with translation MAAAVQSAGLPSSGITLLNSKVLVLNRSYLPVHVTSVKRAFALLYQGVARAVDEQYRTFDFESWRDLAIELHHERLGIVGGFIRVPRVLLLTAYERVPRRHVRFSRFNIFARDGNTCQYCGRRFPRTELNLDHVKPRSRGGLSTWENIVCSCHICNRRKGGRTPEEAGMALIRKPQRPQWTPFSSEMFSLRRYREWMPYLTAVDSAYWNTELQE, from the coding sequence ATGGCTGCCGCCGTCCAAAGCGCGGGGTTGCCGAGCTCGGGAATCACCTTGCTCAACAGCAAGGTTCTCGTCCTTAACCGATCCTACCTGCCCGTCCATGTCACCTCGGTCAAGCGCGCCTTCGCCCTGCTTTACCAGGGGGTGGCGCGTGCGGTGGACGAACAGTACCGCACGTTCGACTTCGAGAGCTGGCGCGATCTCGCGATCGAGCTCCATCACGAGCGGCTGGGCATTGTCGGCGGCTTTATCCGCGTCCCGCGGGTGCTGCTGCTGACGGCCTACGAGCGGGTGCCGCGCCGTCACGTGCGCTTCTCGCGCTTTAACATCTTCGCTCGCGACGGCAACACCTGCCAGTACTGCGGTCGGCGTTTTCCGCGCACCGAGCTTAATCTTGACCACGTGAAGCCACGATCGCGCGGAGGGCTTTCGACCTGGGAGAACATCGTTTGTTCCTGCCATATCTGCAACCGGCGCAAGGGCGGCCGTACACCCGAAGAGGCCGGGATGGCACTCATCCGCAAGCCGCAGCGGCCACAATGGACGCCCTTCAGCAGCGAGATGTTCAGCCTGCGTCGCTACCGGGAATGGATGCCCTACCTGACTGCGGTGGATAGCGCCTACTGGAACACTGAATTGCAGGAATAA
- a CDS encoding Rne/Rng family ribonuclease, which yields MKREIVINASALEVRVAVLEDGALTELFLERGPRRGLAGNIYKGKVTRVLPGMQAAFVDIGLEKAGFLHVSDFYDTAGSMAAVIGEEEVETEPVRETHGAAPDSERAEAHAPGDEPFDSEIAASASGDPLSPDDLPHDVAGAGEAAPAGEGGQRGGRRRGRRRGRRRRGGGRAHAQVHARIQHKALPIEQQLRRNQEIIVQIAKEPMGTKGARLTSAVSIPGRHLVYMPTSNHIGVSRRIASAEERARLRSAVTELGPVQGGFIVRTACEGVSKREIQRDANFLTRLWASILRKAETSPPASILYSDLDVALRTVRDHFSSDVERLWCDDPETYERIVQFVQQYLPRLRSRVALYQGAEPIFDHFRIEEQIERALDRKVWLKSGGYLVFDQAEALTAIDVNTGRFVGKTSQDETVLRTNLEAVEEVVKQLRLRNIGGIIIVDFIDMSREADRKKVSDALREALRRDKARTSALKISELGLVQMTRKRTRESLEELLTETCPRCHGRRVVKSVPTLAAEVLRAIHREAGRRRGVDMLVVKLNPDVARYLYDHGARDLETLERRLGFKIVLRSKEGLEPGAFEMSQAPAAA from the coding sequence GTGAAACGTGAAATCGTCATCAACGCGAGCGCGCTCGAAGTGCGCGTGGCGGTGCTTGAGGATGGCGCGCTGACGGAATTGTTCCTCGAGCGCGGGCCGCGCCGCGGGCTCGCTGGCAACATCTACAAAGGCAAAGTCACCCGCGTCCTGCCCGGGATGCAGGCGGCGTTCGTCGATATCGGCTTGGAAAAGGCCGGCTTCCTCCATGTCTCCGATTTTTATGACACCGCGGGCTCGATGGCCGCGGTGATCGGTGAGGAGGAGGTCGAAACCGAGCCCGTGCGCGAAACCCACGGCGCCGCGCCCGACAGCGAACGCGCCGAGGCCCATGCGCCGGGCGATGAGCCGTTCGACTCCGAAATCGCCGCCTCGGCGTCGGGCGACCCGCTTTCGCCCGACGATCTGCCCCACGACGTAGCGGGTGCCGGCGAGGCAGCGCCGGCGGGCGAAGGCGGACAGCGCGGCGGGCGGCGGCGCGGCAGGCGGCGCGGACGGCGCCGGCGCGGCGGGGGGCGCGCGCATGCGCAGGTCCATGCGCGGATTCAGCACAAGGCGCTGCCGATCGAGCAGCAGCTACGCCGTAATCAGGAGATCATCGTTCAGATCGCCAAAGAGCCGATGGGGACCAAGGGGGCGCGGCTGACCTCGGCGGTCTCGATTCCGGGCCGCCACTTGGTTTATATGCCGACCAGCAATCATATCGGCGTCTCGCGCCGCATCGCCAGCGCCGAGGAACGCGCGCGCCTGCGCAGCGCGGTGACCGAACTCGGCCCCGTGCAGGGCGGCTTTATCGTGCGCACCGCCTGCGAGGGCGTCAGCAAGCGCGAGATCCAGCGCGACGCCAACTTCCTCACCCGTCTGTGGGCATCGATCCTGCGCAAGGCGGAGACCAGCCCGCCGGCGTCGATCCTCTACAGCGACCTCGACGTTGCCCTGCGCACGGTGCGCGATCATTTCTCCAGCGACGTCGAGCGCCTGTGGTGCGACGACCCGGAAACCTACGAGCGCATCGTGCAGTTCGTTCAGCAGTACCTGCCGCGCCTGCGCTCGCGGGTCGCGCTTTACCAGGGCGCGGAGCCGATCTTCGATCACTTCCGGATTGAGGAGCAGATCGAACGCGCGCTCGACCGCAAGGTATGGCTGAAGTCGGGCGGCTACCTGGTTTTCGACCAGGCCGAGGCGCTCACCGCGATCGACGTCAACACCGGGCGCTTCGTCGGCAAGACCAGCCAGGACGAAACCGTGCTGCGGACCAATCTCGAAGCGGTCGAAGAGGTGGTCAAACAGCTGCGCCTGCGCAACATCGGCGGCATCATCATCGTCGACTTCATCGACATGTCGCGCGAGGCTGACCGCAAGAAGGTCAGCGACGCGTTGCGCGAGGCACTGCGCCGCGACAAGGCGCGCACCTCGGCGCTCAAGATCTCCGAGCTCGGCCTGGTCCAGATGACCCGCAAGCGCACGCGCGAGAGCCTCGAAGAGCTGCTCACCGAGACCTGTCCGCGCTGCCACGGCCGACGCGTGGTCAAATCGGTGCCGACGCTCGCCGCCGAGGTCCTGCGCGCGATCCATCGCGAGGCCGGCCGCCGCCGCGGCGTCGATATGCTGGTGGTCAAGCTCAACCCCGACGTCGCGCGCTACCTCTACGACCACGGCGCGCGCGACCTCGAGACGCTCGAGCGCCGGCTGGGTTTCAAGATCGTGCTGCGCTCGAAGGAAGGGCTCGAGCCCGGCGCCTTCGAGATGTCGCAGGCGCCCGCCGCGGCGTGA
- a CDS encoding ParB/RepB/Spo0J family partition protein: MAEASEIATFPRGARRPAAIDELANAIEADGGAALAAYREPIGDHWQLFALIPAAMLKPTPFQRDLSPAHIKRLGEVMKKLDRFTEPVVVVRHDGAYWTPNGNHRRAAATKLGARTIPAIVIPEPAVAFQILALNTEKAHNLKDKALEVIRMYRARLEAAPRTAEKEYAFEFERAYFVTLGLLYDKTPRFSGGVYAPLLSRVDNFMAKPMREAMEERAERAAQVAHADEVLGALVARAQKRGLTHPYLKNYIVARCNPLTRARKNLPACRTALNSLVKALEEFDLGRIHFGQVQSAAQLVAAATVEHQ, encoded by the coding sequence ATGGCTGAGGCTTCGGAAATAGCCACTTTTCCGCGCGGTGCGAGGCGGCCCGCCGCGATCGACGAATTGGCAAATGCGATCGAGGCCGACGGCGGCGCCGCCCTCGCCGCCTATCGCGAGCCGATCGGAGACCACTGGCAGCTCTTTGCCCTGATCCCGGCCGCGATGCTCAAGCCAACGCCCTTTCAGCGCGACCTCTCGCCCGCCCACATCAAGCGCCTGGGCGAGGTTATGAAGAAGCTCGACCGCTTCACCGAGCCGGTGGTTGTAGTGCGCCACGACGGCGCCTACTGGACTCCCAACGGCAACCATCGCCGCGCCGCCGCGACCAAGCTCGGCGCCAGAACCATCCCCGCAATCGTGATCCCCGAGCCGGCCGTCGCCTTCCAGATCCTCGCGCTCAATACCGAGAAGGCGCACAACCTCAAGGACAAGGCGCTCGAAGTGATCCGGATGTACCGCGCGCGGCTCGAGGCGGCGCCGCGCACGGCGGAGAAAGAGTATGCATTCGAGTTCGAGCGCGCATACTTCGTCACACTCGGTCTGCTCTATGACAAGACGCCGCGCTTCTCAGGCGGCGTGTACGCGCCGCTGCTGAGCCGGGTCGACAACTTCATGGCCAAGCCGATGCGCGAAGCGATGGAGGAACGCGCGGAGCGCGCCGCGCAGGTCGCGCATGCCGATGAGGTGCTGGGCGCGCTGGTCGCGCGCGCACAAAAGCGCGGCCTGACCCATCCCTATCTGAAGAACTATATCGTCGCGCGGTGTAACCCGCTCACTCGCGCGCGCAAAAACCTGCCCGCCTGCCGCACGGCGCTTAACAGCCTGGTCAAGGCGCTCGAGGAATTCGACCTCGGCCGGATTCACTTCGGCCAGGTGCAAAGCGCGGCACAACTGGTCGCCGCCGCGACGGTCGAGCATCAATAG